In Musa acuminata AAA Group cultivar baxijiao chromosome BXJ2-8, Cavendish_Baxijiao_AAA, whole genome shotgun sequence, one genomic interval encodes:
- the LOC135620371 gene encoding uncharacterized protein LOC135620371, which translates to MKQHLADLPRLASISPGEKLGLYLAASPHAVSFVLTRESSGQQLPIYYVSHVLSGPEERYPPIEKLALALVLSARKLRPYFQAHLVEIITDQPLWQVLTKFDVAGRLFKWAVELDEHDIRYVPRTAIKAQAVADFIAELTQIEDRDLEQTPEAWTLYVDDSASSRGTDTGLVLLAPDGRSFERSLRFGFKATNNEAEYEALLAGLRLALEMQVAAIHVLTDSQLVAEQLRGGYEARDPTMAKYLARVKDLSTKFPYFTLSNVPRGENERADVLAKLASKPTPEAWPEIEELPARAVEVATMAPGNAPITWVQELLRFKRDGTLPHDEVATRRLRRTHAWYTEESGQLYRRSFTYPLLRCLELDEAQTVLAEIHEGVWENTSTGEPWHIKYSAKEHACAPRQPAVPLSPIDCAWPFAQWGLDLLGPFPPASGQRRYIIAGVDYFTKWIEAESLAIITKQQMERFMWRNLVTWFGLPKAIITDNGPQFAGRRFREFYAGHGIQLRFSSVAHPQTNGLAEVTNRSILDGLKRRVSAARSSWTDELPSVLWALRTTPKTATSESPYSLTFGTEAVLPPEVAIATLRTEDFDERASDEGLRANLDMLEERRAEAHLKALSYKKAVARVYNRKIRPRPIKLSDLVLRKTEVNDLTRAKGKLAPKWEGPYRVVEVVRPGTYRLATMDGSSLPRTWNVQNLKRFFV; encoded by the exons CAGCACCTGGCCGACCTCCCCCGCCTTGCCTCTATCTCTCCCGGGGAAAAGCTGGGCCTCTATTTAGCGGCCTCCCCGCATGCAGTCAGTTTCGTCCTGACCAGGGAAAGCTCCGGCCAGCAgctcccgatctactacgtcagccacgtcttGAGCGGACCCGAGGagcgttacccgccgatagaaaaactcgcactcgccctggtgctctcggctcggaagttgcgcccctacttccaggcacacCTAGTGGAGatcatcaccgaccaacctcttTGGCAGGTCCTaacaaaatttgatgttgcagggcggctcttcaaatgggcggtggagctcgacgaacatgatataagatacgtgcccaggaccgccatcaaggcccaagcagtagccgacttcatcgcggagctAACTCAGATAGAGGACAGAGATCTCGAGCAAACCCCCGAGGCTTGGACCCTATACGTGGACGACTCGGCCAGCTCAAGAGGCACCGACACGGGTTTGGTTCTTCTCGCCCCCGACGGGcgctcgttcgagcgctccctccgtTTTGGGTTTAAGGCCACTAACAATGAAGCGgagtacgaggcgctcctagcaggactaaggctggccctcgagatgcaggtggccgctatacacgtcctcaccgactcgcagctcgtGGCCGAGCAGCTCCGCGGGGGATACGAAGCTAGGGAcccaaccatggcgaaatacctggcacGAGTAAAGGACCTAAGTACCAAGTTCCCTtattttacattatctaatgttccgaggggggaaaacgagcgagccgacgtgctagctaagctggcgtcaaaACCAACCCCCGAAGCATGGCCGGAGATCGAGGAGCTCCCCGCCCGCGCCGTCGAAGTAGCGACTATGGCCCCAGGCAACGCGCCGATCACATGGGTACAAGAGCTGCTACGCTTCAAGCGAGATGGGACCCTTCCCCACGATGAAGTTGCGACCCGGCGCCTACGTCGTACACACGCATGGTACACCGAGGAGAGTGGGCAGCTTTATAGGCGGTCCTTCACCTACCCCCTTCTACGatgcttggagcttgacgaagcccAGACGGTCTTGGCCGAGATCCACGAAGGAGTCTGGGAGAACACATCGACGGGCGAACCTTGGCACATAAAATACTccgccaag GAACACGCCTGCGCACCCCGGCAGCCAGCGGTACCGCTCAGCCCCATCGATTGCGCATGGCCGTtcgcgcagtggggtttggacctgctTGGACCTTTCCCACCGGCTTCGGGGCAGCGGAGGTACATCATCGCAGGAGTGGACTATTTCACAAAGTGGATCGAGGCCGAGTCGTTGGCGATAATCACGAAACAACAAATGGAGAGGTTCATGTGGAGAAACCTAGTAACCTGGTTCGGGTTGCCCAAAGCCATTATCACGGataacggacctcagttcgcTGGCAGAAGGTTCCGAGAGTTCTATGCCGGTCATGGcatccagctaaggttcagctcggtggcccaccctcagacgaacgggctggCGGAGGTGACCAATCGGTCCATCTTggacgggctcaaaagaagagtgtccgcggCCCGATCGTCCTGGACGGATGAGCTCCCTAGCGTCCTATGGGCACTACGCACTACTCCCAAGACTGCGACTAGTGAGTCCCCGTACAGCCTGACGTTCGGAACTGAAGCTGTCCTGCCACCCGAGGTAGCCATCGCCACCCTTCGGACAGAAGACTTCGATGAGAGGGCCTCAGACGAGGGACTTCGAGCCAACCTCGACATGCTCGAAGAGCGACGCGCCGAGGCCCACTTGAAAGCCCTCTCTTACAAGAAggccgtcgcaagggtctacaacaggaAGATACGACCCCGACCGATCAAGTTGAGCGACCTGGTCTTACGCAAGACCGAGGTGAATGACCTGACCCGAGCGAAGGGAAAGTTGGCtcccaaatgggaaggaccttatcgggtcgtcgaGGTAGTCCGACCGGGTACTTACAGGCTCGCGACAATGGACGGTTCCTCCCTgccgagaacatggaacgtccagaaccttaaAAGGTTTTTTGTCTGA